Proteins from a single region of Flavobacterium sp. K5-23:
- a CDS encoding TlpA disulfide reductase family protein yields MVSLKESLGKVTIVDFWASWCGPCRKENPNVVAIYKELHSKGLNIIGVSLDKDADKWKEAIAKDKLTWTQVSNLKFWNEPIALQYKVESIPATFILDASGKVVAKDLRGDELRAKIIELLAK; encoded by the coding sequence ATCGTTTCCCTTAAGGAAAGCTTAGGAAAAGTAACAATTGTTGACTTCTGGGCGTCTTGGTGTGGTCCTTGTCGTAAAGAAAATCCTAATGTGGTTGCTATTTACAAAGAATTACATTCTAAAGGTCTTAATATTATTGGTGTCTCTTTAGATAAAGATGCTGATAAATGGAAAGAAGCCATTGCAAAAGACAAATTAACTTGGACTCAGGTTTCAAATTTGAAATTTTGGAATGAACCAATTGCACTACAATATAAAGTCGAATCTATCCCAGCTACTTTTATACTTGATGCTTCAGGTAAAGTTGTAGCAAAAGATTTAAGAGGTGATGAACTTAGAGCAAAAATCATTGAACTTTTGGCTAAATAA
- a CDS encoding type IX secretion system membrane protein PorP/SprF, translating to MKTKIFSFVLMFTTIVSFAQQDAQFSQYMYNTININPAYAGSRGALSIFALHRTQWVGLDGAPVTNAVSINTPLNESKLGLGVSIINDKIGPTRENTISADLSYTVPTSDTFKFSFGIKATANLFNLDVSRLNPVNSGDPSLQNFNNKFSPNIGAGIYYHSDKAYIGLSVPNFIETNRYNDNEVAIFKEKINYYLIAGYVFDLNNYLKFKPALLTKMVEGAPLQVDVSGNFMINDKFVLGVAYRWSAAVTAMAGFQVSDALYIGYGYDLETTNLDNYNSGSHEIFLRYELFNKNKKMTSPRFF from the coding sequence ATGAAAACAAAAATATTTTCTTTCGTTTTGATGTTTACAACCATTGTAAGTTTTGCTCAACAAGATGCTCAATTTTCACAATATATGTACAACACAATCAATATCAATCCAGCATATGCTGGGTCGAGAGGTGCCTTGAGTATTTTTGCCTTACATCGTACCCAATGGGTAGGACTTGACGGTGCCCCTGTAACTAACGCAGTATCCATAAATACCCCACTCAACGAGAGTAAATTGGGGTTAGGTGTATCCATAATAAATGACAAGATAGGACCTACAAGAGAAAATACTATTTCAGCCGATTTGTCCTATACGGTACCAACATCAGATACTTTCAAATTCTCTTTTGGTATTAAAGCAACCGCGAATTTGTTCAACTTAGACGTTAGTCGTTTGAATCCTGTGAATAGTGGTGACCCTAGCTTGCAGAATTTTAATAACAAATTCTCCCCTAATATCGGGGCAGGTATTTATTACCATTCAGATAAAGCATATATAGGATTATCTGTTCCTAATTTCATTGAAACTAATCGCTACAACGATAACGAAGTGGCTATTTTCAAAGAAAAAATTAATTACTACTTAATAGCGGGTTATGTATTTGATTTAAATAATTATTTAAAATTCAAGCCTGCTCTACTTACCAAAATGGTTGAAGGAGCTCCACTTCAAGTAGATGTTTCAGGGAACTTTATGATAAATGATAAATTTGTATTGGGAGTTGCTTATAGATGGAGCGCAGCTGTTACTGCAATGGCAGGTTTTCAAGTGTCAGACGCCTTGTACATAGGCTATGGATACGATTTGGAAACTACCAATTTAGACAATTATAATTCGGGTTCGCATGAAATATTCCTGCGCTATGAATTATTCAACAAAAATAAAAAAATGACCTCTCCTAGATTCTTCTAA
- a CDS encoding DUF4369 domain-containing protein: MKKFILLLSASVVLLSCSKDKYTISGIAEGIENGKTIIVETQDASGMGLIAVDTVKVENGKFEIKGKALEPVFHTLQVEGIQGKVPFILENGDIEIVINKDSIQKSKISGTYNNDEYMKFNEEITKVQKKLMDFQTQNMQAMNTAQQAKDTAVINKLMKGYAAIQEEVGTASKAKYITYAETHPKSFISALIIQGMLNDPSADAKKSEALYNGLEESLKNTKPGKAIKAKLGEMKTPAVSATAPAAGEAK; this comes from the coding sequence ATGAAAAAATTTATTTTATTACTTTCCGCTAGTGTAGTTTTATTATCATGTAGCAAAGACAAGTATACAATTTCAGGAATTGCTGAAGGTATTGAAAACGGTAAAACCATAATCGTTGAAACTCAAGATGCATCTGGCATGGGATTAATTGCAGTAGATACTGTTAAGGTTGAAAATGGTAAATTTGAAATTAAAGGAAAAGCTTTAGAGCCTGTTTTCCATACACTTCAAGTAGAAGGAATTCAAGGAAAAGTACCATTCATCCTTGAGAACGGAGATATTGAAATCGTAATAAACAAAGACAGTATCCAAAAATCAAAAATTTCTGGGACTTACAACAACGATGAATATATGAAATTCAACGAAGAGATAACTAAGGTTCAAAAGAAACTTATGGATTTCCAGACACAAAACATGCAAGCAATGAATACAGCTCAACAAGCTAAAGATACAGCTGTAATCAATAAATTAATGAAAGGTTATGCTGCAATCCAAGAAGAAGTTGGTACTGCATCAAAAGCAAAGTATATTACTTATGCTGAAACTCACCCAAAATCATTTATAAGCGCCTTAATCATACAAGGAATGTTAAATGACCCAAGTGCTGACGCAAAAAAATCTGAAGCTTTATACAATGGTCTAGAAGAATCATTAAAAAACACAAAACCAGGTAAAGCAATTAAAGCTAAACTTGGCGAAATGAAAACGCCTGCTGTAAGTGCTACTGCACCTGCTGCTGGTGAAGCTAAATGA
- a CDS encoding gliding motility-associated C-terminal domain-containing protein has product MIILGDKVITYPVILSASVASTQPTCNGTNNGSITISSPAGGSNTFQYSIDGGATWTAGLSNTNLAPGTYDVRIRDAAHTACVIILGDKVITYPVILSASVASTQPTCNGTNDGSITISSPAGGSNTFQYSIDGGATWTAGLSNTNLAPGTYDVRIRDAAHTACVIILGDKVITYPVILSASVASTQPTCNGTNDGSITISSPAGGSNTFQYSIDGGATWTAGLSNTNLAPGTYDVRIRDAAHTACVIILGDKVITYPVILSASVASTQPTCNGTNDGSITISSPAGGSNTFQYSIDGGATWTAGLSNTNLAPGTYDVRIRDAAHTACVIILGDKVITYPVILSASVASTQPTCNGTNDGSITISSPAGGSNTFQFSIDGGATWTAGLSNTNLAPGTYDVRIRDAAHTACVIILGDKVITYPVILSASVASTQPTCNGTNDGSITISSPAGGSNTFQYSIDGGATWTAGLSNTNLAPGTYDVRIRDAAHTACVIILGDKVITYPVILSASVASTDVTCFGAKDGAITISNIAGGYGTYEYSINGGTSWEASGNYTGLANGTYNVQIRDKGKPSCVNTLNGTLLIETPSAALTATLASTDVTCFGAKDGTITISNIAGGYGTYEYSINGGTSWEASGNYTSLANGTYNVQIRDKGKPSCVNTLNGTLLIETPSAALTATLASTDVTCFGAKDGTITISNIAGGYGTYEYSINGGTSWEASGNYTGLANGTYNVQIRDKGKPSCVNTLNGTLIIETPSAALTATLASTDVTCFGAKDGTITISNIAGGYGTYEYSINGGTSWEASGNYTSLANGTYNVQIRDKGKPSCVNTLNGTLIIETPSAALTATLASTDVTCFGAKDGTITISNIAGGYGTYEYSINGGTSWEASGNYTSLANGTYNVQIRDKGKPSCVNTLNGTLIIETPSAALTATLASTDVTCFGAKDGTITISNIAGGYGTYEYSINGGTSWEASGNYTGLANGTHNVQIRDKGKPSCVNTLNGTLIIETPSAALTATLASTDVTCFGAKDGTITISNIAGGYGTYEYSINGGTSWEASGNYTGLANGTYNVQIRDKGKPSCVNTLNGTLLIETPSAALTATLAFTDVTCFGAKDGTITISNIAGGYGTYEYSINGGTSWEASGNYTGLANGTYNVQIRDKGKPSCVHTLNGTLLIETPSAALTATLASTDVTCFGAKDGTITISNIAGGYGTYEYSINGGTSWEASGNYTGLANGTYNVQIRDKGKPSCVNTLNGTLLIETPSAALTATLASTDVTCFGAKDGTITISNIAGGYGTYEYSINGGTSWEASGNYTGLANGTYNVQIRDKGKPSCVNTLNGTLFIETPSAALTATLASTDVTCFGAKDGTITISNIAGGYGTYEYSINGGTSWEASGNYTGLANGTYNVQIRDKGKPSCVNTLNGTLLIETPSAALTATLASTDVTCFGAKDGTITISNIAGGYGTYEYSINGGTSWEASGNYTGLANGTYNVQIRDKGKPSCVNTLNGTLFIETPSAALTATLASTDVTCFGAKDGTITISNIAGGYGTYEYSINGGTSWEASGNYTGLANGTYNVQIRDKGKPSCVNTLNGTLIIETPSAALTATLASTDVTCFGAKDGTITISNIAGGYGTYEYSINGGTSWEASGNYTGLANGTYNVQIRDKGKPSCVNTLNGTLIIETPSAAVSATAIIINNNNCTGCSNGSIDLTVTGGTAPYTFLWSNAAITEDLSNLSKGSYSVEITDENGCIANYTYDIIESGIALVKTAVVGGNGGVGDIITYTFAVKNTGNVTITNIKITDITNPLIALTFSNNTIATLAPGETKSITGTYTITQADIDLGYVENSAFAVGQDPEENDVKDVSGTTVHNDDDTVTTLIQNPGLTVIKTSNTPFYSSVGDIINYTITVTNTGNVTLYNITVTDPLTGLHEFIGSLAPGSPPQTYTTFHIVNQNDREKGEFINTAFADGFDPNGDPIGHSDDEIVYAAIVLGCGTVTVHNAFSPNGDGMNETFIIDNIDDILCYPENTVEIYNRWGVLVFETSGYDNVNKVFRGYSEGRTTISQSSGLPTGTYYYILNYTSITGTDQIQANKKDGYLYLTR; this is encoded by the coding sequence GTGATAATACTGGGAGACAAGGTAATAACCTATCCCGTTATACTTTCTGCAAGTGTTGCATCTACTCAACCAACCTGTAACGGAACCAATAACGGTTCAATCACGATCAGTTCTCCTGCCGGTGGTTCGAATACATTCCAATACAGCATTGATGGCGGTGCGACGTGGACTGCGGGTTTAAGCAATACAAATCTTGCTCCGGGAACTTATGATGTAAGGATAAGAGACGCGGCACATACAGCCTGTGTAATAATACTGGGAGACAAGGTAATAACCTATCCCGTTATACTTTCTGCAAGTGTTGCATCTACTCAACCAACCTGTAACGGAACCAATGACGGTTCAATCACGATCAGTTCTCCTGCCGGTGGTTCGAATACATTCCAATACAGCATTGATGGCGGTGCGACATGGACTGCGGGTTTAAGCAATACAAATCTTGCTCCGGGAACTTATGATGTAAGGATAAGAGACGCGGCACATACAGCCTGTGTAATAATACTGGGAGACAAGGTAATAACCTATCCCGTTATACTTTCTGCAAGTGTTGCATCTACTCAACCAACCTGTAACGGAACCAATGACGGTTCAATCACGATCAGTTCTCCTGCCGGTGGTTCGAATACATTCCAATACAGCATTGATGGCGGTGCGACATGGACTGCGGGTTTAAGCAATACAAATCTTGCTCCGGGAACTTATGATGTAAGGATAAGAGACGCGGCACATACAGCCTGTGTGATAATACTGGGAGACAAGGTAATAACCTATCCCGTTATACTTTCTGCAAGTGTTGCATCTACTCAACCAACCTGTAACGGAACCAATGACGGTTCAATCACGATCAGTTCTCCTGCCGGTGGTTCGAATACATTCCAATACAGCATTGATGGCGGTGCGACATGGACTGCGGGTTTAAGCAATACAAATCTTGCTCCGGGAACTTATGATGTAAGGATAAGAGACGCGGCACATACAGCCTGTGTGATAATACTGGGAGACAAGGTAATAACCTATCCCGTTATACTTTCTGCAAGTGTTGCATCTACTCAACCAACCTGTAACGGAACCAATGACGGTTCAATCACGATCAGTTCTCCTGCCGGTGGTTCGAATACATTCCAATTCAGCATTGATGGCGGTGCGACATGGACTGCGGGTTTAAGCAATACAAATCTTGCTCCGGGAACTTATGATGTAAGGATAAGAGACGCGGCACATACAGCCTGTGTAATAATACTGGGAGACAAGGTAATAACCTATCCCGTTATACTTTCTGCAAGTGTTGCATCTACTCAACCAACCTGTAACGGAACCAATGACGGTTCAATCACGATCAGTTCTCCTGCCGGTGGTTCGAATACATTCCAATACAGCATTGATGGCGGTGCGACATGGACTGCGGGTTTAAGCAATACAAATCTTGCTCCGGGAACTTATGATGTAAGGATAAGAGACGCGGCACATACAGCCTGTGTGATAATACTGGGAGACAAGGTAATAACCTATCCCGTTATACTTTCTGCAAGTGTTGCATCTACGGATGTGACTTGTTTTGGAGCCAAAGACGGTGCCATTACAATCAGCAACATTGCCGGTGGGTACGGAACTTATGAGTACAGCATCAACGGTGGTACTTCTTGGGAAGCATCCGGTAATTACACCGGTCTTGCCAACGGAACTTATAATGTGCAAATAAGAGACAAAGGAAAACCAAGCTGTGTCAATACATTAAACGGAACTTTGCTTATCGAAACACCAAGCGCCGCTTTAACTGCAACTCTTGCCTCTACGGATGTGACTTGTTTTGGAGCCAAAGACGGTACCATTACAATCAGCAACATTGCCGGTGGGTACGGAACTTATGAGTACAGCATCAACGGTGGTACTTCTTGGGAAGCATCCGGTAATTACACCAGTCTTGCCAACGGAACTTATAATGTGCAAATAAGAGACAAAGGAAAACCAAGCTGTGTCAATACATTAAACGGAACTTTGCTTATCGAAACACCAAGCGCCGCTTTAACTGCAACTCTTGCCTCTACGGATGTGACTTGTTTTGGAGCCAAAGATGGTACCATTACAATCAGCAACATTGCCGGTGGGTACGGAACTTATGAGTACAGCATCAACGGTGGTACTTCTTGGGAAGCATCCGGTAATTACACCGGTCTTGCCAACGGAACTTATAATGTGCAAATAAGAGACAAAGGAAAACCAAGCTGTGTCAATACATTAAACGGAACTTTGATTATCGAAACACCAAGCGCCGCTTTAACTGCAACTCTTGCCTCTACGGATGTGACTTGTTTTGGAGCCAAAGACGGTACCATTACAATCAGCAACATTGCCGGTGGGTACGGAACTTATGAGTACAGCATCAACGGTGGGACTTCTTGGGAAGCATCAGGCAATTACACCAGTCTTGCCAACGGAACTTATAATGTGCAAATAAGAGACAAAGGAAAACCAAGCTGTGTCAATACATTAAACGGAACTTTGATTATCGAAACACCAAGCGCCGCTTTAACTGCAACTCTTGCCTCTACGGATGTGACTTGTTTTGGAGCCAAAGACGGTACCATTACAATCAGCAACATTGCCGGTGGGTACGGAACTTATGAGTACAGCATCAACGGTGGTACTTCTTGGGAAGCATCCGGTAATTACACCAGTCTTGCCAACGGAACTTATAATGTGCAAATAAGAGACAAAGGAAAACCAAGCTGTGTCAATACATTAAACGGAACTTTGATTATCGAAACACCAAGCGCCGCTTTAACTGCAACTCTTGCCTCTACGGATGTGACTTGTTTTGGAGCCAAAGACGGTACCATTACAATCAGCAACATTGCCGGTGGGTACGGAACTTATGAGTACAGCATCAACGGTGGTACTTCTTGGGAAGCATCCGGCAATTACACCGGTCTTGCCAACGGAACTCATAATGTGCAAATAAGAGACAAAGGAAAACCAAGCTGTGTCAATACATTAAACGGAACTTTGATTATCGAAACACCAAGCGCCGCTTTAACTGCAACTCTTGCCTCTACGGATGTGACTTGTTTTGGAGCCAAAGACGGTACTATTACAATCAGCAACATTGCCGGTGGGTACGGAACTTATGAGTACAGCATCAACGGTGGTACTTCTTGGGAAGCATCCGGTAATTACACCGGTCTTGCCAACGGAACTTATAATGTGCAAATAAGAGACAAAGGAAAACCAAGCTGTGTCAATACATTAAACGGAACTTTGCTTATCGAAACACCAAGCGCCGCTTTAACTGCAACTCTTGCCTTTACGGATGTGACTTGTTTTGGAGCCAAAGACGGTACCATTACAATCAGCAACATTGCCGGTGGGTACGGAACTTATGAGTACAGCATCAACGGTGGTACTTCTTGGGAAGCATCCGGTAATTACACCGGTCTTGCCAACGGAACTTATAATGTGCAAATAAGAGACAAAGGAAAACCAAGCTGTGTCCATACATTAAACGGAACTTTGCTTATCGAAACACCAAGCGCCGCTTTAACTGCAACTCTTGCCTCTACGGATGTGACTTGTTTTGGAGCCAAAGACGGTACCATTACAATCAGCAACATTGCCGGTGGGTACGGAACTTATGAGTACAGCATCAACGGTGGTACTTCTTGGGAAGCATCCGGTAATTACACCGGTCTTGCCAACGGAACTTATAATGTGCAAATAAGAGACAAAGGAAAACCAAGCTGTGTCAATACATTAAACGGAACTTTGCTTATCGAAACACCAAGCGCCGCTTTAACTGCAACTCTTGCCTCTACGGATGTGACTTGTTTTGGAGCCAAAGACGGTACCATTACAATCAGCAACATTGCCGGTGGGTACGGAACTTATGAGTACAGCATCAACGGTGGTACTTCTTGGGAAGCATCCGGTAATTACACCGGTCTTGCCAACGGGACTTATAATGTGCAAATAAGAGACAAAGGAAAACCAAGCTGTGTCAATACATTAAACGGAACTTTGTTTATCGAAACACCAAGCGCCGCTTTAACTGCAACTCTTGCCTCTACGGATGTGACTTGTTTTGGAGCCAAAGACGGTACCATTACAATCAGCAACATTGCCGGTGGGTACGGAACTTATGAGTACAGCATCAACGGTGGTACTTCTTGGGAAGCATCCGGTAATTACACCGGTCTTGCCAACGGAACTTATAATGTGCAAATAAGAGACAAAGGAAAACCAAGCTGTGTCAATACATTAAACGGAACTTTGCTTATCGAAACACCAAGCGCCGCTTTAACTGCAACTCTTGCCTCTACGGATGTGACTTGTTTTGGAGCCAAAGACGGTACCATTACAATCAGCAACATTGCCGGTGGGTACGGAACTTATGAGTACAGCATCAACGGTGGTACTTCTTGGGAAGCATCCGGTAATTACACCGGTCTTGCCAACGGGACTTATAATGTGCAAATAAGAGACAAAGGAAAACCAAGCTGTGTCAATACATTAAACGGAACTTTGTTTATCGAAACACCAAGCGCCGCTTTAACTGCAACTCTTGCCTCTACGGATGTGACTTGTTTTGGAGCCAAAGACGGTACCATTACAATCAGCAACATTGCCGGTGGGTACGGAACTTATGAGTACAGCATCAACGGTGGTACTTCTTGGGAAGCATCCGGTAATTACACCGGTCTTGCCAACGGAACTTATAATGTGCAAATAAGAGACAAAGGAAAACCAAGCTGTGTCAATACATTAAACGGAACTTTGATTATCGAAACACCAAGCGCCGCTTTAACTGCAACTCTTGCCTCTACGGATGTGACTTGTTTTGGAGCCAAAGACGGTACCATTACAATCAGCAACATTGCCGGTGGGTACGGAACTTATGAGTACAGCATCAACGGTGGTACTTCTTGGGAAGCATCCGGTAATTACACCGGTCTTGCCAACGGAACTTATAATGTGCAAATAAGAGACAAAGGAAAACCAAGCTGTGTCAATACATTAAACGGAACTTTGATTATCGAAACACCATCTGCAGCTGTAAGTGCAACGGCTATTATAATAAATAATAATAATTGTACTGGATGTAGTAATGGTTCTATAGACCTTACGGTTACTGGAGGAACAGCTCCTTACACTTTCTTATGGTCTAATGCAGCTATAACAGAAGATCTTTCAAACTTATCAAAAGGTTCATATAGTGTTGAAATTACAGATGAAAACGGTTGTATAGCAAACTATACTTATGATATAATCGAGTCAGGTATCGCTTTAGTAAAAACAGCTGTAGTTGGAGGAAACGGTGGTGTTGGTGATATTATTACCTATACGTTTGCCGTAAAAAATACAGGAAATGTAACCATAACCAATATTAAAATCACCGATATCACTAATCCTTTGATTGCATTAACTTTCTCTAATAATACGATTGCTACATTAGCTCCTGGAGAAACTAAATCTATAACAGGAACCTACACTATAACACAAGCTGATATTGATTTAGGTTATGTTGAAAATTCTGCCTTTGCCGTAGGTCAAGATCCTGAAGAAAATGATGTGAAAGATGTATCTGGAACAACCGTGCATAACGATGATGATACTGTCACAACTTTAATTCAAAATCCTGGTTTAACAGTAATTAAAACTTCTAACACTCCATTTTATAGTTCTGTAGGTGATATAATAAATTATACCATTACAGTGACAAATACAGGAAATGTAACACTGTATAACATAACTGTAACAGATCCATTGACGGGATTACACGAGTTCATCGGATCTTTAGCACCTGGAAGTCCTCCTCAAACATATACTACATTTCATATCGTAAATCAAAACGATAGAGAAAAAGGTGAATTCATTAATACCGCATTTGCTGACGGGTTCGATCCAAATGGAGATCCTATTGGCCATTCTGATGATGAAATTGTTTATGCTGCAATTGTACTTGGTTGTGGAACTGTTACGGTTCACAATGCATTCTCGCCTAATGGTGATGGAATGAATGAAACTTTTATAATTGATAACATTGATGATATCCTTTGTTATCCTGAAAATACGGTAGAAATATACAACCGTTGGGGAGTATTAGTTTTTGAAACTAGTGGGTATGATAATGTAAATAAAGTGTTTAGAGGTTACTCTGAAGGTAGAACTACCATTAGTCAATCTTCTGGCTTACCAACAGGGACTTACTATTACATCTTGAATTACACTTCAATTACAGGTACTGATCAAATTCAAGCCAATAAAAAAGACGGGTATTTATACCTTACTAGATAA
- a CDS encoding OmpA family protein — MKTNILLCITLISVFSINIYSQKGRLAAADKKYDNYAYIDAIKTYERVAEKGYSSVDMYQKLGNAYYFNAELDKAARWYGELFAITTELDSEYYYRYAHCLRAIGEDDKAKEMFKKFNDLAGDDKRAELLTDNRNYLEIIKANSGRYDVENAGINSEYSDYGAAIYLNKLVFASARDTGSLAQRKHAWNNQYFTNLYMSDLDETMSLGTVAKFDKNVKSRFHEASAVFTKDGNTMYFTRNNYLKGKKGKSESNTTLIKIYKASLVNEKWDNVIELPFNSDNYSTSHPALSADEKTLYFASDMPGTLGRSDIFKVQVNENGSFGNPENLGNAINTPGRETFPFINDENEIYFASDGHPGLGGLDIFVTKINADGSLRKIQNVGADVNSPHDDFAYLIDTKSRKGFFSSNRDGGQGFDDIYKFLETRKLICEQELYGVISDMATKEVLADAKLTLFDSKFNQISTAISDAKGSYTFAVECDKTYSVRVQKTDYTAKEEKIKIPTENGKTMLNIALEKAECVVTVGDDLGTCFGIKMIYFDFDKSDIRIEAALDLEKILDVMNQYPTMKLDIRSHTDSRGSSKYNEALSDRRAKSTINWLIKNGVNKNRLIGKGYGENQLVNRCTDGVECTEEEHQYNRRSEFIITAL; from the coding sequence ATGAAAACTAATATACTCCTTTGCATAACATTGATAAGTGTTTTCTCAATAAACATTTATTCCCAAAAAGGCAGGCTAGCTGCTGCTGATAAAAAGTACGACAACTATGCCTATATAGATGCCATAAAAACCTATGAAAGGGTGGCCGAAAAAGGATACTCATCGGTAGATATGTATCAAAAACTAGGAAACGCCTATTACTTTAATGCTGAGCTGGACAAAGCCGCAAGATGGTATGGGGAATTGTTTGCCATAACAACTGAATTGGATTCTGAATATTATTATCGTTACGCCCATTGTCTAAGAGCCATTGGCGAAGATGATAAAGCCAAAGAAATGTTTAAAAAATTCAATGATTTAGCCGGTGATGACAAACGTGCTGAACTTTTAACAGACAATCGAAATTATTTAGAGATCATCAAGGCTAATTCCGGTAGATATGATGTGGAAAACGCAGGGATTAACTCGGAATATTCTGATTATGGTGCCGCCATTTATTTAAATAAATTAGTCTTTGCTTCAGCTAGAGATACTGGAAGCTTAGCCCAAAGAAAACACGCCTGGAACAATCAGTACTTTACTAATTTGTATATGTCTGATCTCGATGAAACGATGAGTTTGGGAACTGTAGCCAAATTTGACAAAAATGTGAAGTCTAGATTTCACGAAGCTTCTGCCGTTTTTACCAAGGATGGAAATACGATGTACTTTACAAGAAACAACTATCTCAAAGGAAAAAAAGGAAAAAGTGAAAGCAATACTACTCTTATAAAAATATACAAAGCCAGCTTGGTTAATGAAAAATGGGATAATGTAATTGAACTGCCTTTTAACAGTGATAATTACAGCACCTCTCACCCTGCCCTGAGCGCGGATGAAAAAACATTGTATTTTGCATCAGATATGCCAGGTACATTAGGGAGATCGGATATTTTTAAAGTTCAAGTGAATGAAAACGGAAGTTTCGGAAATCCTGAGAATCTAGGCAATGCTATCAATACTCCAGGAAGAGAGACTTTCCCTTTTATTAACGATGAAAACGAAATCTATTTTGCTTCAGACGGACATCCCGGTCTTGGAGGATTGGATATATTTGTGACTAAAATCAATGCGGACGGTAGTTTGAGAAAAATACAAAACGTAGGAGCTGATGTTAACTCTCCTCATGATGATTTTGCGTATTTGATTGATACCAAATCCAGAAAAGGTTTTTTCTCTTCCAATAGAGATGGCGGACAGGGATTTGATGATATTTATAAATTCTTGGAAACAAGAAAACTGATATGCGAACAAGAATTATACGGTGTAATATCGGATATGGCTACCAAGGAAGTTTTAGCAGATGCTAAACTTACTTTGTTCGACAGCAAATTCAATCAAATTAGCACTGCCATTTCTGATGCAAAAGGGAGCTACACTTTTGCAGTGGAATGTGACAAAACCTATAGTGTGAGAGTTCAAAAAACTGACTATACGGCCAAAGAAGAAAAAATAAAAATCCCAACCGAAAACGGTAAAACTATGCTGAATATAGCTTTAGAAAAAGCGGAATGCGTGGTTACTGTTGGAGATGATTTAGGAACTTGTTTTGGAATAAAAATGATTTATTTCGATTTTGATAAATCTGATATTCGAATAGAAGCAGCATTAGATCTTGAAAAAATACTCGATGTAATGAACCAGTACCCTACAATGAAACTCGATATACGTTCCCATACTGACAGTAGAGGTTCGTCTAAATATAATGAAGCCCTGTCAGACAGAAGAGCTAAATCAACCATAAACTGGCTGATCAAAAACGGGGTTAATAAAAACAGATTAATTGGGAAAGGATACGGTGAAAACCAGCTCGTAAACAGATGTACTGACGGTGTAGAATGTACTGAAGAAGAACATCAATACAACAGACGTAGTGAGTTTATAATAACTGCTTTGTAA
- a CDS encoding KTSC domain-containing protein — protein MKKIVEYRKLLNVEKTAELKDLKTIYRNAMKEAHPDKFQGDEEGLKVAEENSKKIIEAYHFLVSINPETIKANLPEYTETITTSTITDYKFVEGRLIINFSNGSVYEYISVPKATYVKMVNADSPGRFAKRHILNAFTWRKTLNQD, from the coding sequence ATGAAAAAAATAGTTGAATACCGCAAATTGCTGAATGTAGAAAAAACGGCAGAATTAAAAGATTTAAAAACAATTTACCGTAATGCGATGAAAGAAGCGCATCCTGACAAATTTCAGGGCGATGAAGAAGGTTTAAAAGTAGCTGAAGAAAATAGTAAAAAAATCATTGAAGCTTACCACTTTTTAGTTAGCATCAATCCTGAAACTATTAAAGCAAACTTACCTGAATACACTGAAACTATCACTACATCTACAATTACAGATTATAAATTTGTTGAAGGTAGATTGATTATCAATTTTTCTAACGGAAGCGTATACGAATACATCAGCGTACCAAAAGCGACTTATGTAAAAATGGTAAATGCTGATTCTCCTGGAAGATTTGCTAAAAGACACATTCTTAATGCTTTTACTTGGAGAAAAACTTTAAACCAAGATTAA